ATGAATTATTTACACATCATCTGTGGCTGTGTTTTGGCTACTGTGGCAGTCAAGTAGTGTCAGAGAACTGTTTCACAAAGCCCAAAAGTCCTTGCTCTCTGGCTCTTTATAAAAATGTGGCTGATCCCTGGCTTAGAGAATAAATCTCATGCTCCTTAGGCTACAAGCCAGGTCTTCCTAGTGTGGTGCTGGCCTATCCTCaacctcctttccctcctctccaaCCCTCAGCCCCGTCTATCCCAGGCACAAAGGCACTTTTTGCTCTTAACAACTGTGGACAACTTTCTGCCACACTACAAGCTGTTTTACCCCCTCACAGCTGCTGCTGCCCCTGCCTGGagcccttcctttccttttctgcttgATGGTTCTCAGCCAGCCAGCACACTGCTAGGCCCTTCTGAGAAGTGTGGTTGCTTCTCCACCCACCCCATCTGCATCAGAATAACCATTTCACCACTTGGGTTGTTTGCCTATACTTCCGTTCTTGAATGGATAACATTTGGTTATAATTACTACTATTAGAAGTCTTTTGCTTTTCCAGTGTCTAATTTATCTTTACCTGTGGTCTTAATATGTCCCAaacttacatatatgtataaaaacatcatatatacattcatacatacgtcatatgtacatatacatatgcacacacatgtaatcACACACTGCATACTGACAGTCAACAACAGATGGCATGTATGATGATCCTCCCATAAGACTTATAATGGAGGCGAAATAAAACTATTGCCTAGTAACATTATAGCCATCATAAAGAGGTAGTGCAACATGTTACCTTTTCTaagtttagatacataaataattaaaattgtattacaATTGCTGATAGTATCAGTAGAGTAATATGCTGTATGAGTCTGTAGTCTAGGAGCAGTAGGCTTTACCATAttgcctaggtgtgtagtaggctatactatctaggtttgtgtaagtacacactccataatgtttgcacaacaaaattgcctaatgatgcatttttcagaatgtGTCCCCGTTGTTAATCAATTCATAACTCtacatatgtaaaataatgaaaCCCCCAGGGGTTAACATCTTTCAGTCTTAATAAGCAAGTGTTCTCCTTTTGACTGAGATGACTTAATGATAATTTTTACAAGACCCATGGGTCAGTCATATCAACCTCTTATGCTTTGAAAATTTTTCATCGATTCCAAGAGATTCAACAGTTGTTCATGCCTTCAGTTGCCTCACTTGGCATGTGGTCGGCAATTCTTTTGCACCGATCTCAGTAGTTAAATGTAACACTCCTTTATCTACGTGTGGGTATCTTCTATTCTTTGATTCCGCAAAGCTGTTGATGCAGCATTTCTATAAAATGAATCTGTGGCTGTTTCTCTAATGAGCATTTATTTCATGGATATGAAATTTATGTCTTGCTGCTCTGTTTCCGTTCTTTTCTACATACTTGACAACCTGTTTTAATGCTAAATCATAGTGttagttaaaacattttaaaggcaaATTTAATATATGTCATAGCACCAATACATGTAATACAATGGAAAGCAATATAAATATCTATGACAATCTTTATAGGTGTAAAGCTGTGATAGCTACACTGATTGCCAATTTGTCAGCTGTTACTGTAAAACATCTTCAGTTGTAAGGCACATCTCAATTTATAAGTTGaaatgtgaaaaaacaaacaaaacaacatggTCATAGAATTAGGCACTTTTTCTGGCCTGCCTgtctgcttttcttccttctgctgatCTTTCCTGAGCATCCATTGGCCAGGGCTGGGGACATACAGATGAACAAGAATGAAGTTTATAGTTTCATAGGAAGACAGATAAGTAAACAAGTCATTCTAACAGTGAATAATGAGAAAGTAGGATATGAGAAGTGAAAGGTACCAGGAGACTATAAAACAGAGAGCTCACCCAGAAGAAGTGCTGTTCAGACTGGGTTCTGAAGGATGACTGGTAAGGACTTGGGTCATGATGAAAGACATCAAGTGTACAGGACATGGAAGGAACAGCGTATGCCAGAGCCAGTTGGGCATGGCAGGGTTGAGGAATGGAAAGGATTTCTATGGGGCTGGAACCGAGTGTGATGGAGGGAATGGAGGTGACGTGGTCAGGTTTGCATTTGAGGCAAAATACGTGATGTCCAAGGCCTGCTAACTCTGGCTGAGTGCAAGCAATAATAAGCATGGTGTGAGCATATTCCATGATGAGGTTTCATTAAGCCAGAAGTCTGCCATGTTGTCTTAGCCCAGGGTACTGATAAGTAGGTAAAGGAATACAGCTTGTTGGCAAGTGGGTGATTGGGaggcaactctttttttttgagacagagtttttctcttgttgcccaggctggagtgcaatggcacgatcttggctcaccgcaatctctgcctcccaggttaagcgattctcctgcctcagcctcctgagtagctgggattacagacatgtgccaccatgcctggctaattttgtatttttagtagagatggggtttctccatgttggtcaggctagtctcaaactcccgacctcaggtgatccgcctgcctcagcctcccaaagtgctagggttagaGGCGTGAGCTATTGTGCCCAGCCGGGCGGCAACTCTTATGATTGTTCAAAGGTTTTCCAACTTGCCAGCCTCCTCCTCTGCATAGGTTTAGACTATAAAATTTGCTGAAGAATGCTGACTAGCCAGGCATCTGTGATATTACCTGTCACACTGTAGTACACACAGAAGAGTTTGGTGTCTTTGGTCAGAGTGACTTTCTTAAGCCTTTGAGAGGACATGTGCACACAGACCCTATCTAGCCACTCTGACAAATTAGATCTTCTAAGAAGTGCAATGCTTTTGTTAAGTGCTGTCTCCAGTGCATCATATAAGAGCTACTACATGGAAGAGCATGGATGTCTCAGGCTGTATTTTGTGTAAGGGAAAAGTCTATACCTCTTACCAAGTATTCAAGTGACCAGTCATTTTAAATAGGCTTACCACAGCAGCGCTTTTAAATGGTATGTGATATCCAAATATTTGACAGATGAGGCACCTATGACTTAGAAATGTTGGTCCTTATAATGCTGGTTCTAGTACTGTAAGACTTGCAACCTCTGACTTTGCCAGAATGTCAGACATTTAATGGGCCTCCCCACTACCTTGGCACAATTTTCTTCCCTCCCACTTAAACCTGAACCTCCTCCAGTGCATCTACCTCATCCAAGGGGACCATCAACCATCCAGTTTCCAAAGTCATAAAACAGAGTCTTCCTTGACCCTTCCTTTTAGTTACTGTCCATATTCAGTCAATCCACACTTCCTATTGATTGGTTCTACCTGCTTCATTGTCTCCTGCGTCCATCTGCTTCTCTTAATTCCTATTGCTACTAAGTTAGACCAGGTCAAGACACCCTATAATTCAGTCAATATTCTTTTGGATAATGGAAGTAAACTTGGGTTTTTAAATGATATCCAAGGAATTATAAATGATCCTTTAACAAACagcttttcttttaaagaacaatGAGGTCCTGTGGTCATCTTAAAATGTTAACATGAAGAAATAGAACTAAACTGTTATTAATAAAAACTGACAAACATGGGTTTCCCTAGATAAAAAATATGActcattcaactaatatttactgagtaccaaATATATATCAGTCATTTGCTGAACATGGGAAATACAGCAGTGAATAAGACAAGACAAAATCCTGTGTCTATGCATATTATGTTGTAGCAGGGTATACAGacaatagctttttaaaaaatcaattcagaagcaaaaaatcagaaaactttcTATTGAACACTAAAATTTCCAAATTGTTTCAGCTTCTAGCAAAAGctatttcttcaaaatgtttatGTCAATTCATAAAGAGGTCACAACTGATAACTCAATTGTGATTATTTTCCAGatgtaataaaatgcaaaaaagatAGAAGTCCTTCTAGTCTTCAGCAATGTCCACTTTGCATGAACCCTAGGACTTCTAAAGGCAAGCCCTTAGCTATGGTCTCAGCTGCAGCTTTCCAGTGTGCCAAGCCAACCATTGACTCATCCCTGAAATCAAAGAGCCTGACTATTCTGGAAGACAGTGGTTCTGCTTTCATCTCTCTCCAAGGTTTCATGGCACCCTTTGGCTCCCTCACTTTGAATATGACAGACCAGTCTGGAAATGAAGCTAACATGGTCTGTAGTATTCAAAAGCCCTCAAGGATATCACCCATTGCATTCACTGAAGAAAATGACTACATCGTGCTAAATActtcattttcaacatttttggtATGCAACCTAGATTACGGTCACATTCAGCCAGTGTGGCAAGTTCTGGCTTTGTACAGTGATTCTCCTCTGATACTAGAAAGGAGTCGCTTGCTTAGTGAAACACCACAGCTCTATTACAAATATAAGCAGGTGGCTCCTAAGCCTGAAGACATTTTTACCAACATAGAGGCAGATCTCAGAGCAGATCCCTCTTGGTTAATGCAAGACCAAATTTCCTTGCAGCTGAACAGaactgccaccacactcagtacATTACAGATCCAGTACTCCAGTGATGCTCAAATCACTTTACCAAGAGCAGAGATGAGGCCAGTGAAACACAAATGGACTATGATTTCAAGGGATAATAATACTAAGCTGGAACATACTGTCTTGGTAGGTGGAACCATTGGCCTGAACTGCCCAGGCCAAGGAGACCCCACTCCACACTTGGAATGGCTTCTAGCTGATGGAAGTAAAGTGAGAGCCCCTTATGTCAGTGAGGATGGACGGATACTAATAGACAAAAGTGGAAAATTGGAACTCCAGATGGCTGATAGTTTTGACACAGGCATATATCACTGTATAAGCAGCAATTATGATGATGCAGATATTCTCACCTATAGGATAACTGTGGTAGAACCTTCTGTTGAAGCCTATCAGGGAAATGGGATTCATCACACAGTTTTCACTGGTGAAACTCTTGATCTTCCATGCCATTCTACTGGTATCCCAGATGCCTCTATTAGCTGGGTTCTTCCAGGAAACGTTGTGCTCTATCAGTCTTCAAGAGACAAGAAAGTTCTTAACAATGGAACATTAAGAATATTACAGGCCACCCCAGAAGACCAAGGTTATTATCGCTGTGTGGCAGCCAACCCATCAGGGGTTGATTTTTTGATTTTCCACATTTCAGTCAAGATGAAAGGACAAAGGCCCTTGGAGCATGATGCAGAAATAGAGGGATCTGGATTTGATGAGTCCAATCCTATTGCTCATCTTAAGGGGCCACCAGGTGCACCACTCCATACATCTGTTCtgatggaggctgaggttggaaaaCACACCTCAAGCACAAGTAAGAAGCAAAACTATCAGGAATTAATACTCCAGCGACGTGGAGATTCAACGCATAGACGTTTTAGGGAGAATAGGAGGCATTTCCCTCCCTCTGCTAGGAGAATTGACCCACAACACTGGGCAGCACTGTTGGAGAAAGCTAAAAAGAACGCTGTGCCAGAGAAGCGAGAAAATACCACAGTGAGCCCACCCCCAATGGTCACCCAACTCCCAAACATACCTGGTGAAGAAGACGATTCCTCAGGCATGCTTACTCTACATGAGGAATCTATGGTCCTGGCCACTAAAACTTCGAACCTTCTAGCAAGGACAGTGACTGCTGACTCCAGAACAATATCTGATAGTCCTATGACAAACATAACTTCTGGCACAGAATTCTCTCCTGTTGTGAGTTCACAAATACTACCACCTGAAGAACCCATAGATTTCAAACTATCTACTGCTATTAAAACTATAGCCATGTCAAAGAATATAAACCCAACCATGTCAAGCCAAATGCAAGGCACACCCAATCAACATTCATCCACTGTCTTTCCACTACTACCTGGAGCAACTGAATTTCAGGACTCTGACCAgatgggaagaggaagggagcatttccaaagagcacccccaaTAACAGCGAGGACTATGATCAAAGATGTCAATGTCAAAATGCTTAATAGCACCACCAACAAAGTATTATTACAGTCAGTAAATACCACAAATAGTCATCAGACATCTGTAAGAGAAGTTAGTGGGCCCAGGCACAATCACTTCTATTCTCACACTACTCAAATACTTAGCACCTCCACGTTCCCTTTAGATCCACACAGAGCTGCTCATTCTCAGTTTCTGATCCCTAGAAATAGTACAGTTAACATCCCGCTGTTCAGAcgctttgggaggtggaggaaaaTTGGTGGAAGGGGGCGGATTATCAGCCCATATAGAACTCCAGTTCTCCGACGGCATAGATACAGCATTTTCAGGTCAACAACCAGCAGTTCTTCTGAGAAAAGCACTACTGCATTCTCAGCCACAGTGTTCAATGTGACATGCCTGTCCTGTCTTCCTGGGGAGAGGCTCGCCACTGCTACAGCAGCATTGTCTTTTCCAAGTGCTGCTCCCATCACCTTCCCCAAAAATGACATTACCAGAGTCCCAACAGAAGAGTCTACAACTCTAGTCCAGAATCCACTATTACTACTTGAGAACAAACCCAATGTAGATAGTGAGAAAACAACaccaacaataaaatatttcagtactGAAATTTCCCAAGTGACTCCAACTGGTGCAGTCATGATGTATGCCCCAACATCCATACCCAtggaaaaaacccacaaagtaAATGCCAGCTACCCACATGTGTCTAGCACCAATGAAGCTAAAAGAGATTCAGTGATTACATCGTCACTTTCAGATGCTATCACCAAGCCACCCATGACTATTATAGCCACTACAAGGTTTTCAAGAAGGAAAATTCCCTGGCATCAGAACTTTGTAAATAACCATAACCCAAAAGGCAGATTAAGGAATCAATATAAAGTTAGTTTACAAAAAAGCACAGCTGTGATACTTCCTAAAACATCTGCTTTACCCAGAGGCAAAGTCTCCCCCTTCTATTTCACCACACTTTCAGCAAGTGTGATGCAAATTCCATCCAATGCCTTGACTACAACTCACCACACTACCACCAAAACACACAATTCTGGAAGTCTTCCAACAATGAAGGAGCTTCCCTTCCCACCCCTTAACTCTATGCTCCCTAATATAAGCAAAGACTCAAGTACAATAAGCATCATATCAACGCAAACAGCAATACCAGCAACAACTCCTACCTTCCCTGCATCTGTCATCACTTACGAAACGCAAACAGAGAGATCCAGAGCACAAACAGTACAAAGAGAACAGGAACCTCAAAAGAACAGGACTGACCCATACATCTCTCCAGACCAGAGTTCTGGCTTCACTACTTCCACTGCTATGACGCCTCCTGTTTTAACCACAGCTGAAATTTCAGTCAAGCCTAGTGTCTCTGCATTCACTCATTCCCCACCAGAAAACACAACTGGAATTTCAAGCACAATCAGTTTTCATTCAAGAACTCTTAATCTGACAGATGTGATTGAAGAACTAGCCCAAGGGAGTATTCAGACTTTGAAGAGCacaattccttctgaaacaaCATTGTCCAGCAAATCACACCAGAGTACCACAACTAGGAAAGCAATCATTAGACACTCAACCATGCCACCATTCCTGAGCAGCAGTGCTACTCTAATGCCAGTTCCCATCTCCCCTCCTTTTACTCAGAGAGCGGTTACTGACAACATGGAAACTCCCATTTCCGGGCTTATGACAAATGCAGGGGTCAAGCTGCACGAACCCTCAAGGCACAATGCTAAATCACAGCAATTAGTAGCAGAGGTTGCAACATCTCCCAAGGCTCACCCAAATGCCAAGTTCACAATTGGAACCACTCACTTCATCTACTCTAATCTGTTACATTCTACTCCCATGCCAGCACTAATAACAGTTAAATCACAGAATTCTAAATTAACTCCATCTCCCTGGGCAGAAAAACAGTTTTGGCACAAACTATACTCAGAAATTgctgaaaaagtcaaaaagcCAGAAGTAAGCATGTTGACCACTACAGGCCTGCCAGAGGTCGCCACTCTTGCTTCAGATTGGGATGAACAGAAGAGTGACTTTGATAAGAAACTAGTTCAAGAAGCAACAACTTCCAAACTCCTTCCCTTTGACTCTTCGTCTAGGAATATATTTGAAAAGCCCAGAATAGTTGGAGGTAAAGCTGCAAGTTTTACTATTCCAGCTAACTCAGATGCCTTTCTTCCCTGTGAAGCTGTTGGAAATCCCCTGCCCACCATTCGTTGGACCAGAGTCCCATCAGGTATTGAAACTTTTTCTTTACACTCAGTTTTTGttagaaaacaagaagaagatTGTTATGTTTTGGGATTATACACCCAAAGAATCAATATCAGTTTCAAATTTTTCTAAGACACAGAAACTATAAATATCCTCATTTGACACTGGCATATTTTCACTCATTAGAAGGgcttaaaatatgttaattaagATCATTTTCTAGAATGCCTCAAAAGCTGATTCAAAGTAATATGAtttgaaaaagagagaatggTTATTGTGTTGAACCATCTGACTTTAAAATTATGTGAATAAAAAAATCCAGTctgcgcacggtggctcatgcctgtaatcctagcactttggggaggccgaggcaggtagattacctgaggtcaggagttcaggatcagcctggccaacatggtaaaaccccatctccactaaaaaaaatacaaaaattagccaggtgtggtggtgggtgcctgtagtcccagctactcgggaggctgagacaggagaattgcttgaacctgggaggcagagtttgtagtgagccaagatcgcgccattgcactccagcctgggcgacgagtgaaactccatctcaataaaataaaataaaatccaggaaTAATTTTAGCAATCTTAAGACTAGatgtctgtcacccaggatggagtgcagtggtgcaatcatgtctccaggggctcaagcgatcctcctatctgagccacctgagtagctgggacgacaaatgcacaccaccacacctagctaaaattttattttttgtgtttatagagacagggtcacatTATGTTTCCAGGgctagtcttgacctcctgggctcaagtgatcctcccacctcaacctcccaaagtgttgggattatacaAGTGAGCCACAGGGCTGggctttcattttaatttaaatgtattcttAGTAGGCCCCAAAAATATAGCTTTATGTTTTCTATCTAAACTTTGATGACCTAtagcaataattttcttttttcttctcaggaCTTGATTTATCTAA
The sequence above is drawn from the Rhinopithecus roxellana isolate Shanxi Qingling chromosome 1, ASM756505v1, whole genome shotgun sequence genome and encodes:
- the IGSF10 gene encoding immunoglobulin superfamily member 10 isoform X1; translation: MKVKGRGITCLLVSFAVFCLVATPGVRACPRRCACYMPTEVHCTFRYLTSIPDSIPPNVERINLGYNSLVRLMETDFSGLTKLELLMLHSNGIHTIPDKTFSDLQALQVLKMSYNKVRKLQKDTFYGLRSLTRLHMDHNNIEFINPEVFYGLNFLRLVHLEGNQLTKLHPDTFVSLSYLQIFKISFIKYLYLSDNFLTSLPQEMISYMPTLESLYLHGNPWTCDCHIKWLSDWIQEKPDVIKCKKDRSPSSLQQCPLCMNPRTSKGKPLAMVSAAAFQCAKPTIDSSLKSKSLTILEDSGSAFISLQGFMAPFGSLTLNMTDQSGNEANMVCSIQKPSRISPIAFTEENDYIVLNTSFSTFLVCNLDYGHIQPVWQVLALYSDSPLILERSRLLSETPQLYYKYKQVAPKPEDIFTNIEADLRADPSWLMQDQISLQLNRTATTLSTLQIQYSSDAQITLPRAEMRPVKHKWTMISRDNNTKLEHTVLVGGTIGLNCPGQGDPTPHLEWLLADGSKVRAPYVSEDGRILIDKSGKLELQMADSFDTGIYHCISSNYDDADILTYRITVVEPSVEAYQGNGIHHTVFTGETLDLPCHSTGIPDASISWVLPGNVVLYQSSRDKKVLNNGTLRILQATPEDQGYYRCVAANPSGVDFLIFHISVKMKGQRPLEHDAEIEGSGFDESNPIAHLKGPPGAPLHTSVLMEAEVGKHTSSTSKKQNYQELILQRRGDSTHRRFRENRRHFPPSARRIDPQHWAALLEKAKKNAVPEKRENTTVSPPPMVTQLPNIPGEEDDSSGMLTLHEESMVLATKTSNLLARTVTADSRTISDSPMTNITSGTEFSPVVSSQILPPEEPIDFKLSTAIKTIAMSKNINPTMSSQMQGTPNQHSSTVFPLLPGATEFQDSDQMGRGREHFQRAPPITARTMIKDVNVKMLNSTTNKVLLQSVNTTNSHQTSVREVSGPRHNHFYSHTTQILSTSTFPLDPHRAAHSQFLIPRNSTVNIPLFRRFGRWRKIGGRGRIISPYRTPVLRRHRYSIFRSTTSSSSEKSTTAFSATVFNVTCLSCLPGERLATATAALSFPSAAPITFPKNDITRVPTEESTTLVQNPLLLLENKPNVDSEKTTPTIKYFSTEISQVTPTGAVMMYAPTSIPMEKTHKVNASYPHVSSTNEAKRDSVITSSLSDAITKPPMTIIATTRFSRRKIPWHQNFVNNHNPKGRLRNQYKVSLQKSTAVILPKTSALPRGKVSPFYFTTLSASVMQIPSNALTTTHHTTTKTHNSGSLPTMKELPFPPLNSMLPNISKDSSTISIISTQTAIPATTPTFPASVITYETQTERSRAQTVQREQEPQKNRTDPYISPDQSSGFTTSTAMTPPVLTTAEISVKPSVSAFTHSPPENTTGISSTISFHSRTLNLTDVIEELAQGSIQTLKSTIPSETTLSSKSHQSTTTRKAIIRHSTMPPFLSSSATLMPVPISPPFTQRAVTDNMETPISGLMTNAGVKLHEPSRHNAKSQQLVAEVATSPKAHPNAKFTIGTTHFIYSNLLHSTPMPALITVKSQNSKLTPSPWAEKQFWHKLYSEIAEKVKKPEVSMLTTTGLPEVATLASDWDEQKSDFDKKLVQEATTSKLLPFDSSSRNIFEKPRIVGGKAASFTIPANSDAFLPCEAVGNPLPTIRWTRVPSGLDLSKRKQNSRVEVLPNGTLSIQQVEIQDRGQYLCSASNLFGTDHLRVTLSVVSYPPRILERRTKEITVHSGSTVELKCRAEGRPNPTVTWILANQTVVSESSQGSRQAMVTVDGTLVIHNLSIYDRGFYKCVASNPAGQDSLLVKIQVIAAPPVILEQKKQVIVGTWGESLKLPCTAKGTPEPSIYWVLSDGTEVKPLQFTNSKLFLFSNGTLYIRNLASSDRGTYECIATSTTGSERRVVMLTIEERVTSPRIEVASQKRTEVNFGDKLLLNCSATGEPKPQIMWRLPSKAVVDQQHRMGSQIHVYPNGSLFIGSVTEKDSGVYLCVARNKMGDDLILMYVSLRLKPAKIDHKQYFRKQVLHGKDFQVDCKASGSPMPEISWSLPDGTMINNAMQADDSGHRTRRYTLFNNGTLYFNKVGVAEEGDYTCYAQNTLGKDEMKVHLTVITAAPRIRQGNKTNKRIKAGDTAVLDCEVTGDPKPKIFWLLPSNDMISFSIDRYTFHVNGSLTINKVKLLDSGEYVCVARNPSGDDTKMYKLDVVSKPPLINGLYTNRTVIKATAVRHSKKHFDCRAEGTPSPEVMWIMPDSIFLTAPYYGSRITVYKNGTLEIRNVRLSDSADFICVARNEGGESVLVVQLEVLEMLRRPTFRNPFNEKIVAQLGKSTALNCSVDGNPPPEIIWILPNGTRFSNGPQSYQYLIASNGSFIIYKTTREDAGKYRCAARNKVGYIEKLVILEIGQKPVILTYAPGTVKGISGESLSLHCVSDGIPKPNIKWTMPSGYVVDRPQINGKYILHDNGTLVIKEATAYDRGNYICKAQNSVGHTLITVPVMIVAYPPRITNRPPRSIVTRTGAAFQLHCVALGVPKPEITWEMPDHSLLSTASKERTHGSEQLHLQGTLVIQNPQTSDSGIYKCTAKNPLGSDYAATYIQVI